The following proteins come from a genomic window of Parambassis ranga chromosome 4, fParRan2.1, whole genome shotgun sequence:
- the LOC114435026 gene encoding tyrosine-protein kinase FRK-like gives MGDNYIALYDYSTQTGMDMSFKTGDTLEVLDKSMGDWWFAKALTGVSASKEGYVPAKYVAPMESIDCEPWYFRDIKRQDAEKMLLAEGNQHGAFLIRKSESQKDQFSLSVLDSGMVRHYRLKKLDDGRYSVSKTTSFPTLKQFVEHYSRQAGGLCVRLGEPCKRTENRGDIREIDGNSIKLLRKLGAGQFGEVYEGLWNDTTPVAVKTLKPGAMDAEDFLREAHIMRRLRHDKLISLYAICTVKEPIYIITELMKNGSLLEYLRKDKGATLRISDQIEMAIQVASGMAFLESQNYIHRDLAARNVVVGENNICKVADFGLARVFLNENEHVYEAKEGTKIPVKWTAPEVFHDNKFTIKSDVWSFGILLYEIMTFGQEPYPAMTNYQVVQRVSLGYRMPCPPDCPRFIYDIMIECWRENNQDRPMFETLQWKLQDHSTDTDIHIQQQIKK, from the coding sequence ATGGGGGACAACTACATCGCCCTGTATGACTACTCCACTCAGACAGGCATGGATATGAGTTTCAAAACTGGGGACACTCTAGAGGTGTTAGACAAAAGTATGGGTGACTGGTGGTTTGCCAAAGCCCTCACTGGAGTTTCAGCCTCTAAAGAGGGATACGTCCCAGCTAAATATGTGGCGCCCATGGAAAGCATTGACTGTGAGCCATGGTATTTCCGTGACATCAAGCGCCAGGATGCAGAGAAGATGCTGCTGGCTGAAGGAAACCAGCACGGCGCCTTCCTCATCAGAAAGTCTGAAAGTCAGAAAGATCAGTTCTCACTCTCAGTTCTGGACTCTGGTATGGTGAGGCATTACAGGCTGAAAAAACTGGATGATGGTCGCTACTCTGTATCAAAAACTACATCCTTTCCAACACTGAAGCAGTTTGTGGAACACTACTCCAGACAAGCTGGTGGCCTCTGTGTGCGTCTGGGTGAGCCATGCAAAAGGACGGAGAACAGAGGGGACATAAGGGAGATCGACGGCAACTCCATCAAATTGTTGAGGAAGCTGGGAGCTGGACAGTTTGGTGAAGTGTACGAGGGCTTGTGGAATGACACAACACCGGTCGCAGTAAAGACCCTCAAACCGGGTGCCATGGATGCTGAGGATTTCTTACGAGAAGCTCATATCATGAGGAGGCTGCGGCACGACAAACTGATTAGCCTCTACGCCATCTGCACTGTGAAGGAGCCCATTTACATTatcacagagctgatgaagaaCGGCAGCCTGCTGGAATACCTCCGGAAGGATAAAGGTGCCACATTGCGCATCTCTGACCAGATTGAGATGGCCATCCAGGTGGCGTCAGGAATGGCTTTCCTTGAGTCACAGAACTACATCCACAGAGACCTGGCAGCCAGGAACGTGGTGGTGGGTGAGAACAACATCTGCAAAGTGGCTGATTTCGGTCTGGCCCGTGTCTTCCTGAATGAGAACGAACATGTGTATGAAGCCAAAGAAGGGACTAAAATCCCAGTGAAGTGGACAGCTCCAGAGGTCTTTCATGATAACAAGTTCACCATTAAATCTGATGTATGGTCCTTTGGAATCCTGCTGTATGAGATCATGACTTTTGGTCAGGAGCCATATCCAGCCATGACAAACTACCAGGTGGTCCAGAGGGTTTCTCTGGGCTACAGGATGCCGTGCCCTCCCGACTGCCCCAGATTCATCTATGACATTATGATAGAATGCTGGAGGGAGAACAATCAGGACCGGCCCATGTTTGAGACCCTGCAGTGGAAGCTGCAGGATCACTCCACGGACACTGACATTCATATACAGCAACAGATTAAAAAGTAG
- the LOC114434550 gene encoding protein turtle homolog B-like: MMAVDGNVAEDFLFDVPYEDNVGATEHCALCLLVVPSLAAAQNIFSKPGQTVTLPCGSPKNNTTPATWIKDGFESEGCVAQFRDNNFANASQHPSYRGRVKLNRNKSLTMKKLTTADSGTYICETYWGGSFHNETVSLIIVHKEQNISNTTGQTVTLSCGSPKDSITDVTWIKGQVELNNRNKSLILKNVTVNDTETYQCKYYEEGEQHTEIYHLSVDPAGGDSEGRRHVGLAGVFVFVVGVVFVVVFVVVGFVVYKRHQKKKKHPPVCPDEAAVQQLV; encoded by the exons ATGATGGCTGTGGATGGCAATGTGGCAGAG GACTTTCTTTTTGACGTTCCATACGAAGACAATGTGGGAGCTACAGAGCACTGCGCCCTTTGTCTGCTGGTTGTTCCGAGCTTGGCTGCAG CTCAGAACATCTTTTCTAAACCTGGACAGACTGTTACTCTGCCATGTGGATCTCCAAAGAACAACACCACCCCTGCTACATGGATCAAAGATGGCTTTGAGAGTGAAGGATGTGTTGCGCAATTCCGGGATAACAACTTTGCCAATGCATCCCAGCATCCATCTTATCGGGGTCGGGTGAAGCTGAACAGAAACAAGTCTCTTACCATGAAAAAATTAACAACAGCTGACAGTGGAACCTACATATGTGAAACCTACTGGGGAGGTAGTTTTCACAATGAGACAGTCTCTCTGATTATAGTTCAtaaag AACAGAACATCTCAAATACAACTGGTCAGACTGTCACTCTGTCCTGTGGATCTCCAAAGGACAGCATCACAGATGTTACATGGATCAAG GGCCAGGTGGAGCTGAACAACAGAAACAAGTCTCTGATTCTGAAGAATGTTACGGTTAATGATACTGAAACCTACCAGTGTAAATACTACGAGGAAGgagaacaacacacagagatatATCATCTGTCTGTAGATCcagcag GTGGAGACAGTGAGGGAAGAAGACATGTTGGACTAGctggagtttttgtttttgttgttggtgttgtttttgttgttgtttttgttgttgttggctttgtggtgtataaaagacaccagaagaagaaaaaacatcctCCAGTCTGTCCTGATGAAGCAGCTGTACAGCAGCTGGTCTGA